DNA from Salmo trutta chromosome 14, fSalTru1.1, whole genome shotgun sequence:
TTCCCCTGTTGGTCCCCTTTTTTCCTCTTCCTGgggccaaatcaaatcaaatcaaatcaaatttattttctCTGCCACTCTGCTGACCCCTTAGCAATGGACTGGACTGGGCATCCCTTTCGTTCTCCTCCAGTTTAACTGGTTCCAGTCGCCTTTCATCCCTTTGAAATAGGAGAAAAATTGGATACAATCAATTCTCACAGTTGTCTATGTACTCCAATTCAAAGCTGAAACACTTGACTAAGTTAGTTGGCTAGTTACACTAATCCAGCATAGTATAAGAGAGACGGTAGAAATAATTACTACTTTTATTATAGTAGCTTACCTCTCTCTCGGCTCACAAGGCGCCGTGTCAAATTCTTTGTTTGGAAGACTTGAAAAAAGACTGGTGAATGCCATGTTGCTGACAAACTGTTGTGTCGGGTAGGCCTACTCGTCTCCTCAAAATAGAAATGAGTGGTTATTCATTCATGACCACTACAAAATGTGCCTAGGTCATAGTTATATACTGCAGTAGCTAGCCAGGTTGCTTGCTAACGGTTTAAaacagtagctagccaatgttgtGCTAACGTTGCATGCGCGTGTTGGCTCGTGCACCTGCACCCCTCTATCTTGACGCTCGCGCACTTCACTTGCAAACGGTTCGATATGTTAGACGAGCGAACAGCGCAAACATGTTTCCATGACAAATACTCCCAAAATATAATTTCGATTACGAAGCCAGTGCTGTCACCAAACAAACAACTCACCAGAGAACGACATTACGTTTTCCTTGCTTACTTCCGAACACGTGTGCACTACGTCGCCGCCTACCTGCCACTGCCAACTGCGTTCCTTCAGAACTGGTACTGGTCGAAGTGCACGTTCTACAGCACACTGGAACATGTTGAAAGATAATTATCTGTCGTATTCATGACACCATTAGGTCTCTGAGCCAAGCTTTGCCTATGTTATCTTTGAATTTGTTGAATAAGTCATGTCTAGTAATGCAGTGCATTGATTATTTTTCTAACCGTCATTTGTGTGAAGTACAATTAGTTGACTGTTTCATGCCATAATCACCAGTCTATTGTTATAGTCAAAACTGGTGACAGATCATCAGTCTTTATAGGATCATAGTCAAAACACTGAGACCAATATGATTACAATGAAGCACATTAACATTACTGACAGATACATTTAGCACACCTTGGGCACCTTTAAAACATAAATACAATCTAGATAGGAGCTGACCTTCGTTCCTCCACAGTGGAGGCTGTCCCGGTGTCTAGCTCAAAGTCCAGGTCTGGGTGCCGGTTGACGCGACAGAGTGAgttgtctcttccctctctctctctgtgtgtttgtgcttctCTCATTCCTCCAGCTGAACTCTGTGGATCATCAACGCTGTGTCCCTAGCTGTCCCTCAGCTTCTCTGAACCTCAATATGACACACTGGGCCTCCCTTGCTCTCCTTCTGGTTTTGGGCCTCTCCATCCAGGGGACCCTCTCCCAGGATGCTGAGGAACCTGCACCAGTGGACCCAAGCCAGGCTCCTGTCGACCCCTCCcaggcagaggaggaggacgagtggGGACTGAACTCCGTTAGGGGAGGCTTTGAAGCCGTCAATGGATACTTTGACTCCATGCTGGAGCTTATGGGTGGACGCGATGGAGTGTGCCAGTACCGCTGTCGATATGGTAAGAACATGACCAACTCCTCTGGTTAGCCTATCATACATGTATCATACGCGTGGCATGAGAACGATAGTCAGAGGAGTTAGCTGAACAAGCCCATCTAGATCTAGACCAGGCTTGTGATTAGTTAGCCGAGATATTCTGTTTTGTACAGACCGCTTCCATGTGATCCTAAATTCAAATTGTGTAATGATTATCCGGCAGGTAGAGATCCATTATAGATTAGGGAGATGGTACACAATGGAGATAAACATGGACATCAAGATTTTCTGAAGCCTTAACACATCCTCATGTTAAAACCATTCAAACTCTTAAATGCAAGAACACCATATAACTGATTAGGTAGAGCTTATACTAGGAATTCCTTTGACATTACTTATAACCTTTATCACCTCACATCTGATAATGCACCTTAGTCAGTGGACTATGAGCAAGGAGAGATAGCTAGCAGAGGTGTCATGAGGTAAAGTGTGAAATACTCAGCGATTCACAGCTAGACTGTAGTCTTCACCATTGATATCATATGTCCATGGACTTTACCTGTATTGACCATGGACCCTGTTTTGGTTACCACCATTTATGAACTGATAATCTTCCCCAACAATGTCTGTTGTCTGACATATAACTTACGGACATCCAACCTCCCATTGGGCACAcagtggttgaatcaacattgtttccacatcatgtcaatgaaattacgttgaaccaatgtggattAGACTTTGAATttacatctgtgcccagtgggctccCTTTGCTGGGTTGGTCAATCAAGTGTGGATGGCGATCAAGGTTGGGTTCCGTTCCAGTTCAAgtcaattcagtcaatttatgAAGTAAATGGAAATTCCAGTTCCTATTTTTCCTCGTTGGATTTGAAAAACATAAGTGGAATTAAAATATTCCTCATGGCATTTCTTGAATTGAAGGGAACTGATGTCTCTAACATTGTTTCTACCTCAGGTAAAGCTGCTCTTCCTCGCCCTGACTACCAGATGCAGGAGCCCAACGGATGCAGCTCCTACTTCCTAGGCCTTCCGGTACCCAATAGTGTATGCATATATAGATGATtggaaacacacgcacacacactttaatGCTCAGTGAAACATTTCCACAATCAAGTATTTTTATAGAATGCAAATCAAAATAGTACATTGGTCATACAACTCCAATAATATACAGATTGAACAGTACACATTCACTGAGGGTACAAAACAATAGgaacactgaccaggtgaaagctgtgatcccttattgatgtcacttgttacatccacttcaatcagtgtagatgaaggggaggagacaggttaaagaaggatttttaagccttgagacaattgagctATGGATTGTTTATGAGTGCTATTCAGactgtgaatgggcaagacaaaagatttaagtgcatttgaacagggtatggtactaggtgcctggcgcactggtttgagtgtgtcaagaactgcaatgctatTGGGTTTTtaaacgctcaacagtttcctgtgtgtatcaagaatagtccatcactcaaaggacatccagccaacttgagcattggagtcatcatgggccagcattcctgtggaacgctttcgacaccttgtggagtccatgcctgACAAAtggaggctgttttgagggcaaaaggtggtgcaactcaatattaggaaggtgttcttaatgttttgtacactcagtgtataacaccATCATagcgcgcatgcacacacactcactcactcactcactcactcactcactcactcactacccTTGTCCTGTTCCATCAAGGTTGATCTGGGTATCCCTGCCATGACTAAGTGTTGCAACCAGCTGGATATGTGTTACGACACCTGCGGCTCCAACAAGTACCGCTGCGACTCCAAGTTCCGCTGGTGTCTCCACAGCATCTGCTCTGACCTCAAGAAGAGCCTGGGCTTCATGTCAAAGGCCGAAGGTCAGTCAACCTGATGCAGTGTACATGGAAAGTTCCACAGTCTGAAAAGTGTAGAAGCCGTCAAGCCCTTGATTCCTCAACTCCCTCTCAAAGTTCATTGCAGGAGGCTCCAACGTCCCTCCCCTCAAACCTTCTCCAATGAACTTTGAGGGGGTGCAAGGAATTAAGGAAAAATCAAAGATTTGACAGCTTGTACACTTTCATACAGAGCCACAGATTACACCTACAGCCCTATACCTGAACTTCATTGCACTTTCATCAGGCCTATTGATATTTTCCTCAAGATGTTTAAATAGGCCAGTAATTAACTCTCATCCCCATGTCCCTCTTTACCTTCTAGCCTGTGAGACGGTAGCAGACACCCTGTTCAACACAGTctggactctgggctgcaggccctACATGAACAGCCAGAGGGAAGCCTGCCTctgtgaaggagaggagagggatgagctTTAAATTAGggttatagacacacacacacacacactcgcatatatatgcacacaacacacacgcacagctcTCCTATTCACCAAGTAATATGGGATATGTCACTCCAAATGACTGCTGGAGATGCGACTTGGCTATTTGTGTAATTTATTTGGTGTGTTTTACCTGGTTTTGTTTAACAGAACAAGTGCTGTATATTTGCAACAACTGTTgggtttattttttaaatctgcaAAAAAAACATGTACTACAATACAATCTTGTATTTGTCTTCTTGAGTTGTGGAAAATCTGAGAATGCCATGTGCTTCAGATTGCATCTCTTCCTGAGAACAGGGGAACACAGAATGCACACAAATCTGAAGTTCAAACTATAAACTAACTATACAAATATATTGTACATGAACTTACAAAGATGACTACCCCACATTATCTTCTATTAAGTTCAAATGTGTTTTATGTCTCGCCATAACttaatttatgataaaaacaaatAGATTAGCCCCATTAGGTAGAAATTATACATTACTCCACACTTAGTCCTGAGATACAAAGACATCAGTTTATTCAGATAAATATATACAAAGTGAAACAGGACAGGTTCTATAGAAATAGAAGCTCGGAATTAAAAATAGTCAGACAGTTTCCTGGCTTTTATAACTAAAACAACCTCCTGGTACTGCCCATGCCATAATAACATAAAAGCAATCTGAACATACAGTACACTGAAAAAAGCTTCAATATGAATCCTCAGAGGATACGGCTAGAAGACAAATCCTAGGGTAGTATTATTATACTGACCAAAAATGTAatggcaacatgcaacaatttcaaagtttttacagagttagagttcatataaggaaataagtcatttgaaataaattcattaggccctaacttatggatttcacatgactgggcaggggtgtagCCAGGCCCAGGCAATCAGAAagatttttttccccacaaaagggctttattacagacaaaaatccTCCACAGCACCCCCCacgtagtctgcggttgtgaggccggttggacgtactgctaaattctctggcaacagctctggtggacattcctgcagtcagcatgccaactgcactctccatcaaaacttcagacatctgtggcattgtgttgcgtgacaaaactgtacattttaaagtggccttttattgtcctctgcacaaggtgcacctgtgtaatgatcatactgtttaatcagcttctttatatgacacacctatcaggtggatggattatcttggcaaaggagaaaagcttctgacccactggaaatgtgattaaatacataaaagctgaaataaatcagtcgctactattattctgacatttcacattcttaaaatagtggtgatcctaactgacctaagaccgggATTTTTTTAcaaggatgaaatgtcaggaattgtgggaagcttgtggaaggctaccgaaaggtttgaccgaagttaaactgTTTAAatgcaacgctaccaaatactaattgagtgtaagtaaacttctgacccaatgagaatgtgatgaaagaaataaaagctgaaataaataattatttctactattattctgatatttcacattcttaaaataaagtggtgatcctaactgacctaagacagggaagttttactgggattaaatgtcaggaattgtgaaaactgagttgaaatatttggctaaggtgtatgcaaacttctgacttcaactgtaagtattcagaccctttgctatgagactcaaaattgtgctcaggtgcatcctgtttccattgatcatccttgagatgtttctacaacttgattggagtccagctgtggtaaattcaattgattggacatgattttgaaaggcacacaactgtcaaaaaaaggtcccacagttgacagtgcatgtcacagcaaaaaccaagccatgaagttgaacgaattgtctgtagagctgcgagacaggattgtgtcatagcacagatttggggaagggtaccaaaacatttctgcagcactgaaggttcCCAGGaatacagtgccctccatcattcttaaatggaagacgtttggaaccaccaagactcttcttagagttGGCTGCCAGGCcagactgagcaatcgggggagaagagccttggtcagggaggtgaccaagaacccgatggtcactctgacagagctccagagttcctctgtggagattggagaacattCTAGAAGggcaaacatctctgcagcactccaccaatcaggcttttatggcaaagtggccagacggaagccactcctcagtaaaaagccgatgacagcccgcttgcagtttgccaaaaggcacctaaagactctcagaccatgagaaacaagattatctggtctgatgaaaccaagattgaactccttgtcctgaatgccaagcgtcacaactggaagaaacctggcaccatccctacggttaagcatggcggtggcaatcccccgattgctcagtctggccattgtcctgagtctgcacaactctgccaggacctaggatcaagggagatactaaagtggtttagtactatatctcttgacacaatgatgaaaataatcatggcctccaaaccctcaagctgcatactggaccctattccaactaaactactgaaagagctgcttcctgtgcttggccctcctatgttgaacataataaacggctctctatccaccggatgtgtaccaagctcactaaaagtggcagtaataaagcctctcttgaaaaagccgaatcttgacccagaaattataaaaaactatcggcctatatcgaatcttccattcctctcaaaatttttagaaaaagctgttgcacagcaactcactgccttcctgaagacaaacaatgtatacgaaacacttcagtctggttttagaccccatcatagcactgagactgcacttgtgaaggtggtaaatgaccttttaatgacgtcagaccgaggctctgcatctgtcctcgtgctcctagatcttagtgccgcttttgataccatcgatcaccacattcttttggagagattggaaacccaaattggtctacatggacaagttctggcctggtttagatcttatctgtcggaaagatatcagtttgtctctgtgaatggtttgtcctctgacaaatcaattgtaaatttcggtgttcctcaaggttccgttttaggaccacaattgttttcactatatattttaccttttggggatgtcattcgaaaacataatgttaaatttcactgctatgcggacgacacacagctgtacatttcaatgaaacatggtgaagctccaaaattgccctcgctagaagcctgtgtttcagacataaggaagtggatggctgcaaactttctacttttaaactcggacaaaacagagatgcttgttctaggtcccaagaaacaaagagatcttctgttcaatctgacaattaatctggatggttgtacagtcgtctcaaataaaactgtgaaggacctcggtgttactctggaccctgatctctcttttgaagaacatatcaagactgtttcaaggacagcttttttccatctacgtaacattgcaaaaatcagaaactttctgtccaaaaatgacgcagaaaaattaatccatgcttttgttacttctaggctggactactgcaatgctctactttccggctacccggataaagcactaaacaaacttcagttagtgctaaatacggctgctagaatcctgactagaaccaaaaaatttgatcatattactccagtgctagcctccctacactggcttc
Protein-coding regions in this window:
- the LOC115208664 gene encoding group XIIB secretory phospholipase A2-like protein isoform X2 codes for the protein MTHWASLALLLVLGLSIQGTLSQDAEEPAPVDPSQAPVDPSQAEEEDEWGLNSVRGGFEAVNGYFDSMLELMGGRDGVCQYRCRYGKAALPRPDYQMQEPNGCSSYFLGLPVDLGIPAMTKCCNQLDMCYDTCGSNKYRCDSKFRWCLHSICSDLKKSLGFMSKAEACETVADTLFNTVWTLGCRPYMNSQREACLCEGEERDEL
- the LOC115208664 gene encoding group XIIB secretory phospholipase A2-like protein isoform X1, whose translation is MTHWASLALLLVLGLSIQGTLSQDAEEPAPVDPSQAPVDPSQAEEEDEWGLNSVRGGFEAVNGYFDSMLELMGGRDGVCQYRCRYGKAALPRPDYQMQEPNGCSSYFLGLPVPNSVDLGIPAMTKCCNQLDMCYDTCGSNKYRCDSKFRWCLHSICSDLKKSLGFMSKAEACETVADTLFNTVWTLGCRPYMNSQREACLCEGEERDEL